A genomic window from Winogradskyella sp. J14-2 includes:
- a CDS encoding riboflavin synthase, giving the protein MFTGIIEDLGIIKKLYAEGENLHITVQTSLTPELKIDQSVAHNGVCLTVVSIGVDNYIVTAIKETLDKTNLGKLKIGDIVNIERAMRLGDRLDGHIVQGHVDQTAECISVIEENGSWVFTFRYDRSYNNITIEKGSITVNGVSLTVVNSKINEFSVAIIPYTYEHTTFKTLNTGDVVNLEFDVIGKYVKRLNDLRS; this is encoded by the coding sequence ATGTTTACAGGTATAATTGAAGACTTAGGAATTATAAAAAAACTCTATGCTGAGGGCGAAAACCTTCATATAACAGTACAAACTTCTTTAACACCAGAGCTTAAGATAGATCAAAGTGTTGCTCATAACGGCGTTTGCTTAACAGTGGTCTCTATCGGTGTTGATAATTACATAGTTACGGCAATAAAAGAGACTTTAGATAAAACAAACCTAGGGAAATTAAAAATTGGCGATATTGTAAACATAGAACGTGCCATGCGACTAGGAGACAGGCTAGATGGGCACATTGTACAAGGGCACGTTGACCAGACTGCTGAATGTATTTCAGTAATTGAAGAAAATGGCAGTTGGGTTTTTACATTTCGCTACGATAGGTCGTATAACAATATAACGATTGAAAAAGGTTCTATTACTGTAAATGGCGTAAGCCTTACTGTTGTTAACTCTAAGATAAATGAATTTTCTGTAGCGATTATTCCATACACCTACGAGCATACCACATTTAAAACATTGAATACAGGTGATGTTGTAAATCTAGAGTTTGACGTTATTGGTAAGTATGTTAAACGTCTAAACGATTTAAGAAGTTAA
- the lepA gene encoding translation elongation factor 4: MKNIRNFCIIAHIDHGKSTLADRLLDFTGSVTDREKQDQLLDNMDLERERGITIKSHAIQMEYTYGDEQYILNLIDTPGHVDFSYEVSRSIAACEGALLIVDAAQSIQAQTISNLYLALENDLEIIPILNKIDLPSANPEEVTDDIVDLLGCDPSEVIPASGKTGLGVDAILAAIIERIPAPKGNPDEPLQALIFDSVYNPFRGVETYFRVINGSIKKGQNIKFINTGKNYFADEVGTLKLTQVKKQEIKAGDVGYLITGIKDAREVKVGDTITDAKEPTKNAISGFEDVKPMVFAGIYPVDTEDYEELRASMEKLQLNDASLVFAPESSAALGFGFRCGFLGMLHLEIIQERLEREFDMTVITTVPNVSYHAFTNKNPDEIVIVNNPSDLPEPSTLNRVEEPYIKATIITKSDFVGPVMSLCIEKRGQITNQTYLTTERVELSFDMPLAEIVFDFYDRLKTVSKGYASFDYSPIGMRASKLVRVDILLNAQTVDALSALVHADNAYTIGKKMTEKLKELIPRQQFDIPVQAAIGAKIIARETIKALRKDVTAKCYGGDISRKRKLLEKQKKGKKRMRQVGNVEIPQQAFMAVLKLND, from the coding sequence ATGAAGAATATTCGTAATTTTTGCATCATTGCACATATAGACCACGGAAAGAGTACACTTGCAGATCGTTTATTGGATTTTACAGGCTCTGTAACTGATAGAGAAAAACAAGACCAGTTGCTAGACAATATGGACTTAGAGCGCGAACGTGGTATTACCATAAAGTCTCATGCCATTCAAATGGAATATACCTACGGAGATGAACAATATATTCTTAACCTTATTGACACGCCTGGTCACGTAGATTTTTCATATGAAGTTTCTCGTTCTATTGCGGCATGCGAAGGAGCGCTTCTTATTGTTGATGCAGCGCAAAGCATACAAGCACAGACCATTTCTAATCTATATTTAGCTTTAGAAAATGATTTAGAAATCATTCCTATACTTAATAAAATAGACTTACCAAGTGCCAATCCTGAAGAGGTAACAGACGATATCGTAGATTTATTAGGTTGCGACCCTTCTGAAGTTATTCCTGCGAGTGGAAAAACAGGGCTTGGTGTTGATGCTATTTTGGCGGCAATTATAGAACGTATTCCTGCACCAAAAGGAAATCCAGACGAGCCTTTGCAGGCACTTATTTTTGATTCTGTTTATAATCCTTTTAGAGGTGTAGAAACCTATTTTAGAGTGATAAATGGATCTATTAAAAAAGGGCAAAACATTAAATTTATTAATACTGGTAAAAACTATTTTGCCGATGAGGTAGGTACTCTAAAACTAACTCAGGTTAAAAAGCAAGAAATAAAAGCTGGTGATGTTGGCTACCTAATAACAGGAATTAAAGATGCTCGCGAGGTAAAAGTTGGTGATACCATTACTGATGCAAAAGAACCCACTAAAAATGCTATTTCTGGTTTTGAGGATGTAAAGCCTATGGTTTTTGCTGGTATTTATCCTGTAGATACAGAAGATTATGAAGAGCTACGCGCCTCTATGGAAAAACTTCAGCTAAACGACGCATCCTTGGTATTTGCTCCAGAGAGTTCTGCTGCTTTAGGTTTTGGGTTCCGTTGTGGATTCCTTGGTATGCTTCACTTAGAAATTATTCAAGAACGTTTAGAGCGTGAGTTTGATATGACGGTAATTACTACAGTACCAAACGTAAGTTACCACGCTTTTACTAATAAAAACCCTGATGAGATTGTTATTGTAAACAATCCTTCAGATTTACCAGAACCTTCTACTTTAAATCGTGTAGAAGAACCATATATTAAGGCAACTATAATTACAAAATCTGACTTTGTTGGTCCTGTAATGAGCCTTTGTATAGAAAAACGTGGACAAATTACTAATCAAACGTATTTAACGACTGAACGTGTTGAACTTAGTTTTGACATGCCGTTAGCAGAAATAGTATTCGATTTTTATGACCGTTTAAAAACCGTATCTAAAGGTTATGCCTCTTTTGATTACTCACCAATTGGTATGCGTGCTTCAAAACTGGTAAGAGTAGACATCTTGTTAAACGCACAAACCGTTGATGCGCTTTCTGCTTTAGTACATGCTGACAATGCCTATACGATTGGTAAAAAAATGACTGAAAAACTAAAAGAGCTTATACCAAGACAACAGTTTGACATCCCAGTACAGGCTGCTATTGGTGCTAAAATAATTGCACGCGAAACCATTAAAGCGCTTCGTAAAGACGTAACAGCAAAATGTTATGGAGGTGATATTTCGCGAAAGCGTAAACTTCTTGAAAAGCAGAAAAAAGGTAAAAAACGTATGCGCCAAGTGGGTAATGTAGAAATACCTCAGCAGGCTTTTATGGCTGTATTAAAGCTAAACGATTAA
- a CDS encoding outer membrane beta-barrel family protein, whose amino-acid sequence MIIYLRSLFCTFIFVLSYGVNAQNFSILGKVVDAENTPIELANVILLQGEEREFLLGTSTDDNGYFNLVNLREDTYYLKISFIGLVEFEQKIVLTGDLDLKTILLKENSESLDEVTIVAKKPTITRKPDRLVFNVENTALVEGSTLGVLKSTPGVIVSEEGINIKSARAAVYINGRRVQLTSEELMQLLESAPANSIKSVEVITNPPANYDADSGSVINIIMSKNLVTGYRGSVKTNYTQGVFPRYNAGTSHYLKNNKINFNLNYNYTNQKINRDQDDTVNFLENTNPNPNGEEIYEIDQIWKSNTNRNTWSETHNLNINFDYFLDDKNTLSLTSTGLYMPYFKYQVNNRTDIFDESENFESSFTADNLSLDNKYNIGTDLIFRHDFENNANITFNSHLTIFDYNRDQEVFQDEPGFLNDSEFNTLANQDTRIFTTQADYNLPIGESSSFGAGVKYSNVNTDSDIVRLNIINGNEVLDTDNSDAFKYNENVLAVYANYSTSWDKWDLSLGLRTEQTNIEGKSLSLSETNTQDYLNWFPNASLTYAISDDVRVSTNYKRSITRPSYTNLNPFTFFINENTVVLGNPNLLPTYTDNYKISLDFLKNFTFSAYYTNYDGAIEELPRQNNETNIIAYTPTNLDSRVDYGFDLEFNYYPSNRFNIYAVSSTFNMNEEVDFGNGFVELNQWSQLFILSSGLTLLKDNSLNINATFWWFGRNLQSLQRVDDRLISTLSVSKSLLNDRAVISLSIDDIFNMQDYDISIDYLNQSSGRILDQDNRFVKLGFSYKFGNTKLSTNERSASAEERDRLKDLN is encoded by the coding sequence ATGATTATTTACCTGCGCTCTCTTTTTTGTACATTTATTTTTGTGCTGTCTTATGGCGTCAATGCCCAGAATTTTTCTATTTTAGGCAAGGTTGTTGATGCTGAAAACACACCTATTGAATTGGCCAATGTGATTCTTTTACAAGGAGAAGAAAGAGAATTTTTACTAGGTACATCTACAGACGATAATGGCTATTTTAATTTGGTCAATCTAAGAGAGGACACCTACTATCTTAAAATAAGTTTTATTGGTTTAGTAGAGTTTGAGCAAAAAATCGTTCTCACAGGAGATTTAGACTTAAAAACGATACTACTTAAAGAAAACTCTGAAAGTTTAGACGAAGTCACCATTGTTGCAAAGAAGCCAACGATTACCAGAAAACCAGACCGTTTAGTTTTTAATGTAGAAAATACGGCACTAGTAGAAGGGTCTACCCTTGGTGTTCTAAAAAGTACTCCAGGTGTTATTGTTAGCGAAGAAGGTATTAATATTAAAAGCGCTCGCGCAGCAGTTTACATTAACGGCCGAAGAGTTCAGTTAACCTCAGAAGAGCTAATGCAACTGCTAGAGAGTGCACCAGCAAATAGTATAAAATCTGTTGAGGTTATTACCAATCCGCCTGCAAATTACGATGCAGATAGCGGATCGGTGATAAATATAATTATGAGCAAGAATTTGGTAACTGGTTACAGAGGTAGCGTTAAAACAAATTATACCCAAGGTGTTTTTCCGAGGTACAACGCTGGTACAAGTCACTATTTAAAAAACAATAAAATTAACTTTAACCTCAATTATAATTACACAAACCAGAAGATCAATAGAGACCAAGACGACACGGTTAATTTTTTAGAAAATACAAATCCAAATCCAAACGGAGAAGAGATTTATGAAATAGACCAGATTTGGAAATCAAATACCAATAGAAACACATGGTCAGAAACCCATAACCTCAATATAAACTTTGATTACTTCCTTGATGATAAAAACACCTTAAGCTTAACAAGTACAGGTTTGTATATGCCTTATTTTAAGTATCAGGTTAATAATAGAACAGATATTTTTGACGAAAGCGAAAATTTTGAATCGAGTTTTACAGCAGATAATCTCTCTCTAGACAACAAGTACAATATTGGTACAGATTTGATTTTTAGACACGATTTTGAAAATAATGCCAACATAACTTTTAATAGCCATCTTACGATTTTCGATTACAACCGTGACCAAGAGGTGTTTCAGGATGAACCAGGCTTTTTAAACGATTCAGAGTTTAATACATTAGCTAATCAAGACACAAGAATATTTACAACACAAGCAGATTACAATCTACCGATTGGCGAGTCCTCTAGTTTTGGGGCAGGTGTAAAATATTCTAATGTTAATACGGACAGCGATATCGTGCGGTTGAATATTATTAATGGTAACGAGGTTTTAGATACAGATAATTCAGACGCCTTTAAGTACAACGAAAACGTACTTGCTGTTTACGCCAACTATAGTACATCTTGGGATAAATGGGATTTAAGTTTAGGCCTAAGAACTGAGCAAACTAATATTGAGGGCAAATCTTTAAGCCTTAGCGAAACAAACACCCAAGACTACCTCAATTGGTTTCCTAATGCTAGCCTAACCTACGCAATTTCAGATGATGTGAGGGTATCTACTAATTATAAACGAAGTATTACAAGGCCAAGCTACACAAATCTAAATCCATTTACTTTCTTTATAAATGAAAACACTGTGGTTTTAGGAAACCCAAATTTATTACCCACTTACACCGATAATTACAAGATTAGTTTAGATTTCTTAAAGAATTTTACTTTCTCTGCCTACTACACAAACTATGATGGAGCCATAGAAGAGCTACCAAGGCAGAATAATGAAACTAATATTATTGCTTATACACCAACCAATTTAGATAGCCGTGTAGATTACGGATTTGATTTAGAGTTTAACTATTATCCGTCTAACAGATTTAATATTTATGCAGTTTCATCTACTTTTAATATGAATGAAGAAGTGGATTTTGGAAATGGCTTTGTAGAATTAAATCAATGGTCTCAACTGTTTATTTTATCGTCTGGGCTTACGTTACTTAAAGATAATAGTTTAAATATTAACGCCACTTTTTGGTGGTTTGGAAGAAACCTTCAGAGTTTGCAACGTGTAGATGATAGATTAATTTCTACCCTGAGTGTTTCAAAATCACTCTTAAACGATAGAGCCGTTATATCATTAAGTATTGATGATATTTTTAATATGCAAGATTACGATATTTCCATAGATTATCTCAACCAATCAAGTGGAAGGATTTTAGATCAAGACAATAGATTTGTAAAATTAGGTTTTAGTTATAAATTTGGTAATACCAAACTTAGCACTAATGAGCGGTCTGCATCTGCAGAAGAGCGCGATAGACTAAAAGATTTAAATTAA
- a CDS encoding ABC transporter permease — MNFPLYIAKRYLFSKSSSNAINIMTLIASGGVIIASAALFIVLSVFAGLKDYSLQFSSFVDPDLKLLPSEGKSFILTDEDKIKLSNIKGIVSFSEVIEERIIIKSENKNLLASLKGVDPNYLNVTQIDSMVSKGYWLAPNSNEVVSGWGISHNLSFGILDFRTALSLYVPKPGKGQISSIKGAYNAVYVNNVGLFDINEELNDKYIFSDISLAKQLLNYKDNQISALELKTHPKANEEDIRNAIDANFKNRFIIKNREQLNDALFKMLNTENLAIYLIFTLVIIIALFNVIGAIIMMILDKKKSLNTLFNLGTEPKTIKSIFFWQGSLMTIISGIVGIVIGLLIVFFQQQFELIMLAPDLPYPVRLKMFNVFLVLITIFGLGIIASRLASQRITKTLIQA; from the coding sequence GTGAATTTTCCGTTATATATAGCAAAACGCTACCTGTTTTCTAAAAGCAGTAGTAATGCTATAAATATAATGACACTTATTGCCTCTGGCGGAGTTATTATTGCCTCTGCTGCGCTGTTTATTGTTCTATCTGTATTTGCGGGTTTAAAAGATTATAGTCTCCAGTTTTCATCTTTTGTAGATCCTGATTTAAAATTACTTCCTAGTGAAGGAAAATCTTTTATACTTACTGATGAAGACAAAATTAAGCTGAGTAATATAAAAGGTATTGTTTCTTTTTCTGAAGTGATAGAGGAACGCATTATAATAAAATCTGAAAACAAAAATTTGCTCGCTTCGCTTAAAGGCGTGGACCCAAACTACTTAAATGTAACGCAAATTGACTCCATGGTTAGCAAAGGGTACTGGCTTGCGCCAAACAGTAACGAAGTGGTTTCTGGTTGGGGCATTTCTCATAACCTCTCATTCGGAATATTAGATTTTAGAACCGCCTTATCCTTATACGTTCCTAAGCCCGGAAAAGGACAGATTAGTTCTATTAAGGGAGCTTACAATGCTGTTTACGTTAATAATGTTGGTTTGTTTGATATTAATGAGGAATTAAACGATAAATATATTTTTTCTGATATCTCTCTAGCCAAACAATTATTAAACTATAAAGACAATCAGATAAGTGCTTTAGAATTGAAAACACATCCTAAAGCAAATGAAGAAGACATTAGAAACGCTATAGATGCTAACTTTAAAAATAGATTTATCATAAAAAACAGAGAGCAGTTAAATGATGCTTTGTTTAAAATGTTGAATACCGAAAACCTCGCCATCTATCTCATTTTCACCTTAGTTATTATTATTGCTTTATTCAATGTAATCGGTGCAATAATTATGATGATTTTAGACAAAAAGAAGTCTTTAAATACACTTTTTAACTTAGGTACAGAACCCAAAACAATAAAATCTATCTTCTTTTGGCAAGGCAGCCTCATGACCATCATTAGTGGTATTGTGGGTATAGTAATTGGTTTGCTAATCGTATTTTTTCAGCAGCAATTTGAGCTCATTATGCTAGCACCAGATTTACCTTATCCTGTTAGATTAAAAATGTTTAATGTCTTTTTGGTTTTGATTACCATTTTTGGATTAGGTATCATAGCGTCTCGACTAGCTTCTCAAAGAATAACTAAGACCTTAATACAGGCTTAA
- a CDS encoding DUF4345 domain-containing protein: MKQKHIITKIHLIISVLIVIPAAFIYGFQPQLFLDISYKTIDERNFSKAIMGIYLAFSILWILGIFKRKFLSFALLSNVLFMIGLGLGRIISLILDGIPSIVYVIGIFGELLLGFYGLWVLNSKYYKKM; the protein is encoded by the coding sequence ATGAAACAAAAGCATATAATAACTAAAATCCACTTAATTATTTCTGTTTTGATTGTAATTCCTGCGGCATTCATTTACGGTTTTCAACCTCAACTTTTTTTAGACATTTCTTACAAAACGATAGATGAACGGAATTTCTCAAAAGCCATTATGGGCATTTATTTAGCGTTTTCAATATTATGGATTCTAGGTATATTTAAAAGAAAATTTCTAAGTTTTGCATTACTGTCTAATGTGTTATTTATGATAGGTCTTGGCTTAGGTAGAATAATTAGCTTAATATTAGATGGCATACCTTCTATTGTTTATGTCATAGGAATATTTGGGGAATTACTTTTAGGTTTTTATGGACTTTGGGTTTTGAATAGCAAATATTATAAAAAGATGTAA
- a CDS encoding M28 family peptidase produces MKNIVFLFLLVSVCACKKEPKVAENKIKEDVYFLADDKLEGRQTGTEGEKKASEYLIKRFKEIGLEAKGTEGFLQPFSFKPKTDPHKEVEFTTNADSTITGNNVIGFINNNAEKTIIIGAHYDHLGYGGEGSLYRGEEKAVHNGADDNASGVAIMLNLAERLKVKNDNAETKDENNYLFMAFSGEEMGLLGSNYFSKNPTIDAETINYMINMDMVGRLKADSTLAVYGVGTSPIFKQTIKAHNDRFKLVQNESGVGPSDHTSFYLIDVPVLHFFTGQHEDYHKPADDSDKLNYEGMNLISDYIFDIISDLDDNGELAFRKTKNESEETPRFKVGLGVVPDYLFDGKGMRIDGTREETPAFNAGLKKGDIVVKLGDSTVTDMMSYMRALSVFEKGDEAAIIVKRGSETIETKVNF; encoded by the coding sequence ATGAAAAATATAGTGTTTTTGTTTCTTTTAGTAAGTGTGTGCGCTTGCAAGAAAGAACCTAAAGTTGCAGAGAACAAAATAAAAGAAGATGTTTATTTTTTAGCTGATGATAAGCTAGAAGGCCGACAAACAGGCACTGAAGGTGAGAAAAAAGCTTCTGAGTACCTCATTAAGCGTTTTAAGGAAATTGGGCTCGAAGCAAAAGGAACAGAAGGTTTTTTACAACCTTTTTCATTTAAACCAAAAACAGACCCTCACAAAGAAGTTGAGTTTACTACTAATGCAGACAGCACAATTACTGGTAATAATGTAATAGGTTTTATAAATAATAATGCTGAAAAAACAATCATTATTGGTGCGCATTACGATCATTTGGGCTATGGTGGTGAAGGCTCGCTTTATAGAGGAGAAGAGAAAGCAGTGCACAATGGAGCAGATGATAATGCGAGTGGTGTAGCTATTATGTTGAATTTAGCCGAAAGACTTAAAGTTAAGAACGATAATGCAGAAACGAAGGATGAAAATAATTATTTATTTATGGCTTTTTCTGGTGAGGAAATGGGTTTGTTGGGTTCTAATTATTTTTCTAAAAATCCAACTATTGATGCCGAGACTATTAATTATATGATTAACATGGATATGGTTGGAAGATTAAAAGCAGATAGCACTTTAGCGGTTTATGGAGTAGGCACTTCACCGATCTTTAAGCAAACCATAAAAGCACACAACGATAGATTTAAATTGGTTCAAAATGAAAGTGGAGTAGGACCAAGCGATCACACTTCTTTTTACTTAATAGATGTGCCAGTATTGCATTTTTTTACAGGCCAACACGAAGATTATCATAAGCCTGCAGACGATTCAGACAAGTTGAATTATGAAGGGATGAATCTAATTTCTGATTATATTTTCGATATCATATCAGATCTCGATGATAACGGCGAATTAGCTTTTAGAAAAACCAAAAATGAAAGTGAAGAAACACCACGATTTAAAGTTGGTTTGGGTGTAGTGCCAGACTATTTGTTCGACGGAAAAGGTATGCGTATTGATGGTACTAGAGAAGAAACACCAGCCTTTAATGCTGGCTTAAAAAAAGGAGATATTGTTGTAAAATTAGGAGACAGTACAGTTACAGATATGATGAGTTATATGCGAGCGTTATCCGTCTTTGAAAAAGGCGATGAGGCAGCCATTATTGTTAAAAGAGGAAGTGAAACAATCGAAACAAAAGTGAATTTTTAA
- the dusB gene encoding tRNA dihydrouridine synthase DusB yields MVKIGDIELGEFPLLLAPMEDVSDPPFRALCKEQGADVVYTEFVSSEGLIRNAAKSVMKLDIYEKERPVGIQIFGANMESMLQTIDIVEKSNPDIIDINFGCPVKKVVSKGAGAGILKDICLMEQLTAEMVKRTNLPVTVKTRLGWDHDSIKIVEVAERLQDVGCKAIAIHGRTRAQMYKGNADWKPIAEVKNNPRMHIPVFGNGDVNTPERAVEMRDEYGLDGAMIGRATIGNPWFFKQVKHYFKTGKHLAPISMRERVEAARRHLQMSIDWKGEKLGVFETRRHYTNYFKGIPNFKEYRMKMVTSDDSKDVFNAFDEVLDKFGDFQFA; encoded by the coding sequence TTGGTAAAAATAGGTGACATAGAGTTAGGTGAGTTTCCATTGCTATTAGCACCAATGGAAGATGTGAGTGACCCTCCATTTAGAGCATTGTGTAAAGAACAAGGAGCAGACGTAGTATATACAGAGTTTGTATCAAGTGAAGGTCTTATTCGTAATGCGGCTAAAAGTGTTATGAAATTAGACATCTATGAGAAAGAGCGTCCTGTTGGTATCCAAATTTTTGGTGCTAACATGGAAAGCATGCTACAGACCATAGATATTGTTGAGAAATCTAACCCAGATATAATAGATATCAATTTTGGCTGTCCTGTAAAAAAGGTGGTTTCTAAAGGAGCAGGTGCTGGAATTCTTAAAGACATCTGTCTTATGGAGCAGCTTACTGCCGAAATGGTGAAGCGCACCAATTTACCGGTTACTGTAAAAACTAGGTTAGGGTGGGATCACGATTCAATAAAAATTGTCGAAGTAGCAGAAAGACTGCAAGATGTTGGCTGTAAGGCTATAGCCATTCATGGTCGTACAAGAGCGCAAATGTATAAAGGTAATGCAGATTGGAAACCAATTGCTGAGGTAAAGAACAATCCAAGAATGCATATTCCTGTGTTTGGAAATGGTGATGTAAACACACCGGAGCGCGCTGTAGAAATGCGAGATGAATATGGTTTGGATGGAGCTATGATCGGTAGAGCAACGATAGGTAATCCTTGGTTTTTTAAGCAAGTAAAACATTATTTTAAAACAGGTAAGCATTTAGCACCTATTTCTATGCGAGAACGTGTTGAAGCGGCACGTCGTCACTTGCAAATGTCCATAGACTGGAAGGGAGAAAAACTAGGTGTTTTTGAAACCCGAAGACACTATACTAACTACTTTAAAGGTATTCCAAACTTTAAGGAATATCGCATGAAAATGGTAACCAGTGATGATTCTAAAGATGTCTTTAATGCCTTTGATGAAGTCTTAGATAAGTTTGGAGATTTTCAATTTGCTTAA
- the rbfA gene encoding 30S ribosome-binding factor RbfA, with the protein MESNRQKKIAGILQQDLAEVLQRAASTGGLQGVIISVSKVNVTVDLSIAKVYLSIFPNKEAKSLLEGIRSNTPLIRHELSQRTRHQLRRMPQLEFFIDDSLEYIDGIERSLKGEDNPLDNTDLLDKRKKS; encoded by the coding sequence ATGGAAAGTAATAGACAAAAGAAAATAGCAGGTATTTTACAACAGGATTTAGCAGAAGTGTTACAACGTGCTGCATCTACTGGAGGGCTACAAGGTGTTATTATTTCTGTTTCTAAGGTTAATGTTACGGTAGATCTATCTATTGCCAAGGTCTATTTAAGTATTTTTCCTAATAAAGAGGCTAAATCACTATTAGAAGGTATTAGGTCTAATACACCTTTAATTAGGCATGAATTATCACAAAGAACACGTCACCAATTAAGACGTATGCCTCAATTAGAGTTTTTTATTGATGATTCTCTAGAATATATTGATGGTATAGAACGTTCTCTAAAAGGTGAGGACAATCCGCTAGATAACACAGACTTATTAGACAAGCGTAAAAAATCTTAA
- a CDS encoding TolB family protein, whose protein sequence is MNRLAIIFLFCVAISSCKNEKQSSDADSHPEASDLNTSLIYPEETNFKSLRQVTFGGDNAEAYWSFDDKQLVFQSNNAKWGVNCDQMFLMNAEETFTDSIAPPMVSTGKGRTTCSYFLPDNKHIIYASTHLGGEGCPEVPVKENGKYIWPIYDTYDIFVADLEGNIVKQLTFEDGYDAEPTVSPKGDKIVFTSTRSGDLELYTMNIDGTDVKQITDELGYDGGAFFSPDGSKLIFRASRPKTEKEQKEYKDLLAKGLVEPSDMELFICNADGSDMKQLTDLGNANWSPFFHPSGKKVLFSSNFESEIGFPFNLYMIDIDGKNLRRVTHGNTFEAFPVFSNDGKYLIFSSNRNNGGTRDTNLFIAEWQD, encoded by the coding sequence ATGAACAGACTCGCCATTATTTTTCTATTTTGTGTTGCTATTTCTTCTTGTAAAAATGAGAAACAATCTTCTGATGCCGATAGCCATCCAGAAGCATCTGACCTAAATACGTCTCTCATATATCCAGAAGAAACAAACTTTAAATCGCTCAGGCAGGTTACTTTTGGTGGAGATAATGCCGAAGCTTACTGGAGCTTTGATGACAAACAATTGGTATTTCAGTCTAACAATGCAAAATGGGGCGTTAATTGCGATCAGATGTTTTTGATGAACGCAGAAGAAACTTTTACTGATAGTATTGCTCCACCAATGGTGAGTACAGGAAAAGGAAGAACTACCTGTTCTTATTTTTTACCAGATAACAAACATATTATTTACGCGTCTACGCATTTGGGAGGTGAAGGTTGTCCAGAAGTTCCTGTAAAAGAAAATGGTAAATACATTTGGCCAATCTATGATACTTACGACATTTTTGTTGCCGACTTAGAGGGTAACATTGTAAAACAACTCACATTTGAAGATGGTTATGATGCCGAGCCAACGGTATCACCAAAAGGAGACAAAATTGTATTTACATCTACCAGAAGTGGTGACCTAGAGCTGTATACCATGAATATAGACGGTACAGACGTAAAACAAATTACCGACGAGCTTGGTTACGATGGCGGCGCATTCTTTTCGCCAGATGGTAGTAAACTTATTTTTAGAGCGTCGCGTCCTAAAACGGAAAAAGAACAAAAAGAATATAAAGATTTATTAGCTAAAGGATTGGTGGAGCCTAGCGATATGGAGCTTTTTATCTGTAATGCAGATGGGAGCGATATGAAACAATTAACGGATTTAGGCAATGCCAATTGGAGTCCGTTTTTTCACCCAAGTGGTAAAAAGGTGCTGTTTTCTTCTAATTTTGAAAGTGAAATTGGTTTCCCCTTTAACCTTTATATGATTGATATTGATGGTAAAAACCTAAGGCGCGTTACTCATGGCAACACGTTTGAAGCTTTTCCAGTATTTTCTAATGATGGTAAATATTTAATTTTCTCTTCTAACCGAAATAATGGTGGTACAAGAGATACTAATTTGTTTATTGCAGAGTGGCAAGATTAA
- the mce gene encoding methylmalonyl-CoA epimerase, which translates to MKKIEHIGIAVKDIEKSNELFKALFDKSHYKIEEVESEGVKTSFFKCGPNKIELLQATNENSPIAKFIEKKGEGIHHIAFAVDNIEEEINRLTEEGFEMIHKVPKKGADNKIIAFLHPKSTNSVLIELCQDISD; encoded by the coding sequence ATGAAAAAAATTGAACATATAGGTATTGCGGTAAAAGATATCGAAAAATCAAATGAACTATTTAAAGCATTATTTGATAAATCGCATTATAAGATTGAAGAGGTAGAAAGCGAAGGCGTAAAAACATCCTTTTTTAAATGTGGACCTAATAAAATTGAATTATTGCAAGCCACAAATGAAAATAGCCCAATAGCTAAATTTATAGAAAAAAAAGGCGAGGGAATTCATCATATCGCTTTTGCCGTAGATAATATCGAAGAAGAGATTAATCGATTGACAGAAGAAGGGTTTGAAATGATCCATAAAGTTCCCAAGAAAGGCGCAGATAACAAAATCATAGCTTTTTTACATCCAAAATCTACAAATAGCGTATTAATAGAATTATGCCAAGACATTAGCGATTAA